Proteins found in one Aethina tumida isolate Nest 87 chromosome 1, icAetTumi1.1, whole genome shotgun sequence genomic segment:
- the LOC109602960 gene encoding facilitated trehalose transporter Tret1-like → MENSSRTSYYIFLAALSVNLIAFSAGSAYSWTSPVLPKLKNQTQSPLPSPLTTTQESWIASLTSLGAVFGPIFSGIMAEKIGRKKTLLIFSVPSLVSHLIVAYATRIEMLFVARFLVGIGCGCVYSVMPNFVGDISEDSNRGLLGCFMTLMITCGLLFNYLIGPFVSIKILSFGNIIPIILFMVLFSLLVPESPYYFLSLGDKQGAEASLMKLRGKSTKGVEKELLKLVTNLEIEKENKASIKDLFKSRACLRALIIVNGLMIIQQFSGINAVLGFMETIFSATGSSIPPEYSTIFVGIVQMLTVVVSSQLIDRLGRKILLLISTIGSFLSLVSMGLYFYLKNNNYRVDSIFWLPLMSLVVYIVVFNLGLSCVPWAMMGELFPSNLKSAASTISTTFCLALAFIITMFFPQVSLTLGMAGSFWGFGLFCLAGAGFVYILVPETKGKSFQEIQEMLGEKK, encoded by the exons ATGGAGAACAGTTCGCGCACCAGTTATTACATCTTCTTGGCAGCACTTTCAG taAACCTAATAGCATTTAGTGCTGGTAGTGCTTATTCTTGGACGTCTCCAGTTCTTCCAAAACTTAAAAATCAAACACAATCACCCCTTCCTTCTCCCTTGACCACAACACAAGAATCATGGATAGCTTCACTGACAAGTCTCGGAGCAGTTTTCGGTCCTATATTTTCTGGAATAATGGCCGAAAAAATCGGCAGAAAAAAGACGCTCCTGATCTTCTCAGTACCAAGTTTAGTTTCACATTTAATCGTGGCCTATGCAACTCGCATTGAAATGTTGTTTGTGGCCAGATTTTTGGTTGGGATTGGTTGTGGATGTGTCTATTCAGTCATGCCGAATTTTGTTGGTGATATTTCGGAGGATAGTAACAGAGGTTTGCTAGGATGTTTCATGACACTTATGATCACTTGTGGTTTGctgttcaattatttaattggacCCTTCGTCAGCATAAAGATTTTAAGTTTTGGTAACATCATTCCTATTATACTTTTCATGGTGCTCTTCAGTTTGTTGGTGCCGGAAAGtccatattattttctaagCTTAGGCGATAAACAAGGTGCGGAGGCATCATTAATGAAACTTAGAGGAAAAAGTACCAAAGGAGTGGAAAAAGAACTGTTGAAACTTGTGACTAATTTAGAGATAGAAAAGGAGAACAAAGCAAGTATTAAAGACTTATTCAAATCTAGAGCATGCTTGAGAGCTCTAATAATCGTCAACGGGTTAATGATAATACAACAGTTTTCGGGTATAAACGCGGTTTTGGGTTTCATGGAAACGATCTTTTCAGCTACTGGAAGCAGCATCCCCCCTGAATATTCAACCATTTTCGTAGGCATCGTACAAATGTTGACTGTTGTAGTCTCTTCACAATTAATAGACAGACTCGGAAGGAAGATTTTGTTGCTTATTTCAACGATTGGCAGTTTTCTGTCTCTAGTATCCATGGgactgtatttttatttaaaaaataacaactaTCGAGTTGATTCGATATTTTGGCTACCACTCATGAGTTTAGTAGTTTACATAGTAGTTTTCAACTTGGGTTTAAGTTGCGTACCTTGGGCAATGATGGGGGAACTATTTCCTTCGAATCTCAAGTCAGCAGCTTCGACAATTTCCACAACGTTTTGTTTAGCTTTGGCGTTTATCATCACGATGTTTTTCCCTCAAGTTTCCTTGACTCTGGGAATGGCCGGCTCGTTTTGGGGCTTTGGACTGTTTTGTCTTGCTGGAGCtggatttgtttatattttggtgCCTGAAACTAAGGGGAAGAGTTTCCAAGAAATCCAGGAAATGTTaggagaaaaaaaataa